One Streptomyces sp. NBC_01237 genomic region harbors:
- a CDS encoding ketoacyl-ACP synthase III, protein MSKIRPSQGAAYARIMGVGGYRPTRVVPNEVILETIDSSDEWIRSRSGIATRHWASDEETVSAMSVEASGKAIADAGITPEQIGAVIVSTVSHFKQTPAIATEIAHKIGAGRPAAFDISAGCAGFGYGLTLAKGMIVEGSAEYVLVIGVERLSDLTDLEDRATAFLFGDGAGAVVVGPSKEPAIGPTVWGSEGDKSETIKQTVAWDVFHTDRPEKFPAITQEGQAVFRWAVFEMAKVAQQALDAAGIAPEDLDVFIPHQANMRIIDSMVKTLKLPEHVTVARDVETTGNTSAASIPLAMERLLATGQAKSGDTALVIGFGAGLVYAATVVTLP, encoded by the coding sequence ATGTCGAAGATCAGGCCCAGCCAGGGCGCCGCGTACGCGCGCATCATGGGTGTCGGCGGCTACCGCCCCACCCGTGTCGTGCCGAACGAGGTGATCCTCGAAACGATCGACTCCTCCGACGAGTGGATCCGCTCGCGTTCCGGCATCGCCACCCGCCACTGGGCCTCCGACGAGGAGACCGTGTCCGCGATGTCCGTCGAGGCGTCGGGCAAGGCGATCGCCGATGCCGGGATCACGCCCGAGCAGATCGGCGCGGTCATCGTCTCCACCGTCTCGCACTTCAAGCAGACCCCGGCCATCGCGACCGAGATCGCCCACAAGATCGGCGCGGGCAGGCCCGCCGCCTTCGACATCTCCGCCGGCTGCGCGGGCTTCGGCTACGGCCTGACCCTCGCCAAGGGCATGATCGTCGAGGGCTCGGCGGAGTACGTCCTGGTGATCGGCGTGGAGCGGCTCAGCGACCTCACCGACCTGGAGGACCGTGCGACGGCCTTCCTGTTCGGCGACGGCGCGGGCGCGGTCGTCGTCGGTCCCTCGAAGGAGCCGGCCATCGGCCCCACCGTCTGGGGTTCCGAGGGCGACAAGTCCGAGACCATCAAGCAGACCGTGGCCTGGGACGTGTTCCACACCGACCGTCCGGAGAAGTTCCCGGCCATCACGCAGGAGGGCCAGGCGGTCTTCCGCTGGGCCGTCTTCGAGATGGCGAAGGTCGCCCAGCAGGCGCTGGACGCGGCCGGGATCGCCCCGGAAGACCTGGACGTCTTCATTCCGCACCAGGCCAACATGCGGATCATCGACTCGATGGTGAAGACCCTGAAGCTGCCGGAGCACGTCACGGTCGCCCGCGACGTGGAAACCACCGGCAACACGTCCGCCGCCTCGATTCCGCTCGCAATGGAGCGGCTCCTGGCGACCGGTCAGGCGAAGAGCGGCGACACCGCGCTCGTCATCGGCTTCGGGGCGGGTCTCGTCTACGCCGCGACGGTCGTTACCCTCCCCTAG
- a CDS encoding acyl carrier protein yields MAATQEEIVTGLAEIVNEIAGIPVEDVQLDKSFTDDLDVDSLSMVEVVVAAEERFDVKIPDEDVKNLKTVGDAADYILKHQG; encoded by the coding sequence ATGGCCGCCACCCAGGAAGAGATCGTCACCGGTCTCGCCGAGATCGTCAACGAGATCGCCGGAATCCCGGTCGAGGACGTCCAGCTGGACAAGTCCTTCACCGACGACCTGGACGTCGACTCGCTGTCCATGGTCGAGGTCGTCGTCGCCGCCGAAGAGCGCTTCGACGTCAAGATCCCCGACGAGGACGTCAAGAACCTCAAGACGGTCGGCGACGCCGCCGACTACATCCTGAAGCACCAGGGCTGA
- the fabF gene encoding beta-ketoacyl-ACP synthase II, whose product MIPTNRTVVVTGIGATTPLGGDSASTWEGLMAGRSGVKPLEGERFAELPVRIAALAAVDPGEVLPRPLARKLDRSAQFALIAAREAWTDAGFTGKAGEDEKIRPERLGTVIASGIGGVITLLDQYDVLKEKGVRRVSPHTVPMLMPNGPAANVGLEVNAQAGVHTPVSACASGAEAIGYAVEMIRTGRADVVVAGGTEAAIHPLPIAAFANMMAMSKSNDEPEKASRPYDTGRDGFVLGEGAGVVVLESAEHAAARGARVYCEVLGQGLSADAHHIAQPEPTGRGIAAAMQNLLDSTDLKPSEVVHLNAHATSTPQGDIAEIKALRKVLGDDLDHVAISATKSMTGHLLGGAGGIETVATVLALYNRMAPPTINIDHLDDAVEADVVRDKPRPLPEGPIAAINNSFGFGGHNVVLAFRSV is encoded by the coding sequence GTGATCCCGACCAATCGCACCGTGGTCGTCACCGGTATCGGCGCAACCACTCCGCTGGGTGGCGACTCCGCATCGACCTGGGAAGGGCTGATGGCCGGTCGCTCCGGCGTCAAGCCCCTCGAAGGTGAGCGCTTCGCCGAACTGCCCGTCCGGATCGCCGCCCTCGCGGCCGTCGACCCGGGCGAGGTTCTGCCGCGCCCGCTCGCCCGCAAGCTGGACCGCTCGGCGCAGTTCGCGCTGATCGCGGCCCGTGAGGCGTGGACGGACGCGGGCTTCACCGGCAAGGCCGGTGAGGACGAGAAGATCCGCCCCGAGCGTCTGGGCACGGTCATCGCCTCCGGCATCGGCGGCGTGATCACCCTGCTCGACCAGTACGACGTGCTGAAGGAGAAGGGCGTACGCCGCGTCTCCCCGCACACCGTTCCGATGCTCATGCCCAACGGTCCGGCCGCCAACGTCGGCCTGGAGGTCAACGCCCAGGCCGGTGTCCACACCCCGGTCTCCGCCTGCGCCTCCGGCGCCGAGGCCATCGGGTACGCCGTCGAGATGATCCGCACCGGCCGCGCCGACGTGGTCGTCGCCGGTGGCACGGAGGCGGCGATCCACCCGCTGCCGATCGCCGCGTTCGCCAACATGATGGCGATGTCCAAGAGCAACGACGAGCCCGAGAAGGCGTCTCGTCCCTATGACACGGGCCGGGACGGTTTCGTCCTCGGCGAGGGCGCCGGTGTCGTCGTCCTGGAGTCCGCCGAGCACGCCGCCGCACGTGGCGCCAGGGTCTACTGCGAGGTGCTGGGCCAGGGGCTCTCCGCTGACGCCCACCACATCGCGCAGCCCGAGCCCACCGGGCGCGGCATCGCCGCCGCGATGCAGAACCTGCTCGACTCGACGGATCTCAAGCCGTCCGAGGTGGTTCACCTCAACGCGCACGCCACGTCGACCCCGCAGGGTGACATCGCCGAGATCAAGGCCCTGCGCAAGGTCCTGGGCGACGATCTCGACCACGTCGCGATCTCCGCGACCAAGTCGATGACCGGTCACCTGCTCGGTGGCGCGGGCGGCATCGAGACCGTCGCGACGGTCCTGGCGCTGTACAACCGGATGGCGCCGCCGACCATCAACATCGATCACCTCGACGACGCGGTGGAGGCGGACGTCGTCCGTGACAAGCCGCGCCCGCTGCCCGAGGGGCCGATCGCCGCGATCAACAACTCGTTCGGTTTCGGCGGCCACAACGTGGTGCTGGCGTTCCGCTCGGTCTGA
- a CDS encoding DUF3145 domain-containing protein: MTTRGVLYVHSAPRALCPHVEWAVAGVLGVRVQLDWIRQPAAPGTWRSEFSWKGRPGTASQLASALRGWDLLRFEVTAEPCPTAEGERYSSTPELGIFHAVTGMHGDILIPEDRLRAALARSVRGESDLEAEIAKLLGKPWDDELESFRHAGEGAPVRWLHQVV, from the coding sequence GTGACGACACGTGGAGTCCTGTACGTTCACTCCGCACCGCGCGCGCTGTGCCCACATGTCGAATGGGCGGTAGCGGGTGTCCTCGGTGTGCGGGTTCAGCTGGACTGGATCAGACAGCCGGCCGCTCCCGGCACCTGGCGGTCCGAGTTTTCCTGGAAGGGCAGGCCCGGCACCGCCTCACAGCTCGCCTCGGCGCTCCGGGGCTGGGACCTGCTGCGCTTCGAGGTCACCGCCGAGCCCTGCCCCACCGCCGAGGGCGAGCGCTACAGCTCCACCCCCGAGCTGGGGATCTTCCACGCCGTCACCGGAATGCACGGCGACATCCTGATCCCCGAGGACCGGCTGCGGGCCGCGCTGGCCCGCTCCGTGCGCGGCGAGAGCGACCTGGAGGCGGAGATCGCCAAGCTGCTCGGCAAGCCGTGGGACGACGAACTGGAGTCCTTCCGGCACGCGGGCGAGGGAGCGCCGGTCCGCTGGCTGCACCAGGTGGTGTGA
- a CDS encoding SGNH/GDSL hydrolase family protein — MSERAGRPRSRTAVAVLTAVSFLGAAVALAGCTNGPNETSRSASGSSHGASPSPSPTPDWDRSPSSVAAVGDSITRGFDACSVLTDCPEVSWATGTDGEVRSLAVRLLGTTAVAARSWNHAVSGARIAQLPEQMALAAKEKPELVTVMIGANDACRDSVAIMTPVADFRASFEASMRQLRGTAPKAQVYVSSVPDLKRLWSTGRENELGKQIWKLGICKSMLGDADDMGPAAVARRDAVQDRVVAYNEVLREVCAKDRRCRYDGGAVFDYRFTGTQLSRWDWFHPGRDGQARLAEIAYRNVTAERPPA; from the coding sequence ATGTCGGAGCGTGCGGGACGCCCTCGTTCGCGTACCGCTGTCGCCGTGCTGACAGCGGTTTCGTTTCTCGGCGCCGCCGTCGCGCTGGCGGGTTGCACCAATGGGCCGAATGAGACCTCCCGCAGCGCGTCGGGTTCGTCGCACGGCGCCTCGCCGTCCCCCTCCCCCACCCCCGACTGGGACCGCAGTCCGTCCTCGGTCGCGGCCGTGGGGGATTCCATCACCCGGGGGTTCGACGCCTGTTCGGTGCTGACCGACTGCCCCGAGGTGTCCTGGGCGACCGGTACGGACGGCGAGGTGCGCAGCCTCGCGGTGCGGCTGCTCGGCACGACGGCCGTGGCCGCGCGCAGCTGGAACCACGCCGTGTCGGGGGCCCGGATAGCCCAGTTGCCGGAACAGATGGCGCTGGCGGCGAAGGAGAAGCCGGAGCTGGTGACGGTGATGATCGGCGCCAATGACGCCTGCCGGGACTCGGTCGCGATCATGACGCCGGTGGCGGACTTCCGGGCCTCGTTCGAGGCGTCGATGCGTCAGCTGCGCGGGACGGCCCCGAAGGCGCAGGTCTATGTGTCGAGCGTGCCGGATCTGAAGCGGCTCTGGTCCACGGGGCGCGAGAACGAGCTGGGCAAGCAGATCTGGAAGCTCGGGATCTGCAAGTCGATGCTGGGCGACGCGGACGACATGGGCCCGGCGGCCGTGGCCCGGCGGGACGCGGTGCAGGACCGGGTGGTCGCGTACAACGAGGTGCTGCGCGAGGTGTGCGCGAAGGACCGGCGCTGCCGGTACGACGGCGGGGCGGTCTTCGACTACCGGTTCACCGGAACGCAGCTCAGCCGGTGGGACTGGTTCCATCCGGGGCGCGACGGACAGGCCAGGCTGGCGGAGATCGCGTACCGCAACGTCACGGCGGAGCGGCCCCCGGCGTAG
- a CDS encoding aldose epimerase family protein, with protein sequence MTTGGPTAIRTEDFGTLADGTGVRRWTLERDGTLVRVLTYGAIVQSVEVPARDGTRTGVALGLPDVAGYEKYPGPYFGAVVGRYANRIAGAGFVLDGTAHRVTRNEGRNHVHGGTRGFDKRVWEAREVPDGVRLSLVAQDGEEGFPGRLAFSVTYSLDAGGALRIVYRATTDAPTVLNPTNHTYWNLAGADSGSALGQQLRIAAGRITPVDGEAVPTGGPVPVAGTRFDFRGTRVVGAGYDHNFVLDAPAGDTVAAELYDAWSGRVLTVRTTEPGLQLYTADHFDGSPYGPCAGIALETQHFPDSPNRPEFPSTVLRPGEEFLSSTVYGFSVR encoded by the coding sequence ATGACGACGGGCGGGCCCACGGCCATACGTACGGAAGACTTCGGCACTCTCGCGGACGGCACCGGTGTCCGGCGCTGGACCCTGGAGCGGGACGGGACGCTGGTGCGGGTGCTGACCTACGGCGCGATCGTGCAGTCGGTCGAGGTGCCGGCACGGGACGGCACGCGGACCGGGGTGGCGCTGGGGCTGCCGGACGTCGCGGGCTACGAGAAGTACCCGGGTCCGTATTTCGGGGCGGTGGTCGGGCGGTACGCGAACCGGATCGCGGGCGCCGGGTTCGTCCTGGACGGCACCGCGCACCGGGTGACGCGCAACGAGGGCCGCAACCATGTGCACGGCGGGACACGCGGCTTCGACAAGCGGGTGTGGGAGGCGCGGGAGGTCCCGGACGGGGTCCGCCTCTCGCTGGTCGCGCAGGACGGCGAGGAGGGCTTTCCCGGGCGGCTCGCGTTCTCGGTGACGTACAGCCTGGACGCGGGCGGGGCGCTGCGGATCGTGTACCGGGCGACGACGGACGCGCCGACGGTGCTGAATCCGACGAACCACACGTACTGGAACCTGGCGGGCGCCGACAGCGGCAGCGCGCTCGGGCAGCAGTTGCGGATCGCGGCCGGGCGGATCACCCCGGTGGACGGCGAGGCGGTGCCGACGGGTGGGCCGGTGCCGGTGGCGGGGACCCGGTTCGACTTCCGCGGGACGAGGGTGGTGGGTGCGGGGTACGACCACAACTTCGTGCTGGACGCTCCCGCCGGGGACACCGTCGCCGCGGAGCTGTACGACGCCTGGTCGGGACGGGTGCTGACGGTGCGCACGACGGAGCCGGGACTTCAGCTGTACACCGCGGACCACTTCGACGGGTCGCCGTACGGGCCGTGTGCCGGGATCGCGCTGGAGACCCAGCACTTCCCGGACTCCCCGAACCGGCCGGAGTTCCCGAGCACGGTGCTCCGGCCGGGCGAGGAGTTCCTGTCGAGCACCGTGTACGGATTCTCGGTACGTTGA
- a CDS encoding glycoside hydrolase family 3 protein — protein sequence MAAASTPSNPEAVRRAAVEAALAVLGLDDKARLLAGQDMWSLPAMPAAGLRPLVMSDGPVGVRGVRWTAADPSVALPSPTALAATWDPALARRAGRLLAQEARRKGVHVLLAPTVNLHRSPLGGRHFEAYSEDPYLTGEIGTGYVRGVQDGGVGTTVKHFVANDAETDRFTVDNIVAPRPLRELYLAPFERIVKNAHPWGIMSAYNQVNGSTMTEHRYLQNEVLRGEWGFDGFIVSDWLAARSTTGALAGGLDAAMPGPRTVYGEALAAAVRAGEVEEAAVDTAVRNILLLAARTGALEGAPPAVAPADVPAGIDGAALAREVARRSFVLVRNERDTLPLSPAPDRTVALIGALARDARVLGGGSAQVFPDHIVPPLDGLTAALPEGTLRYVVGADPSDELATAEGGFDLSAECRDASGATLGTAALHNGQIQWIGADLPEGVTHDTLHSIEITGTFTPRESGEHTFGTRGTGAFTLTVAGRTLYHGTHHPAPGADPIESFFGAPVERGRVPLTAGEPVEVSLHHVVEPVTAAPIQAVSFSLAHLGPQRDADDMIAEAVGAARAADTAIVVVGTTERVESEGFDRTDLRLPGRQDDLVRAVAAANPRTVVVVNSGSPVELPWRDEVAAVLLSWFPGQEAGHALADVLLGAAEPGGRLPTTWPATLADVPVSSTTPTDGKLHYDEGVFIGYRAWERTGTTPAYPFGHGLGYTTWAYDSAEATAESVTVRLRNTGPRPGGETVQIYLAPRTPGAGAPRPVRWLAGFARVEAAPGESVEVTVPLERRSYEIWDESADGWKAVPGTYEVQAAHALGDVRATATVEIKE from the coding sequence GTGGCAGCCGCGTCCACACCCAGCAACCCCGAGGCGGTCCGCAGGGCCGCGGTCGAAGCGGCGCTCGCCGTGCTCGGCCTCGACGACAAGGCGCGTCTGCTGGCCGGCCAGGACATGTGGTCCCTGCCCGCCATGCCCGCCGCCGGGCTCCGTCCGCTCGTCATGTCGGACGGCCCCGTCGGCGTCCGGGGCGTCCGCTGGACCGCCGCCGACCCGTCCGTCGCGCTGCCCTCGCCCACCGCGCTCGCCGCGACCTGGGACCCCGCCCTCGCCCGCCGGGCCGGCCGGCTGCTCGCCCAGGAGGCCCGCCGCAAGGGCGTGCACGTCCTGCTGGCCCCGACCGTCAATCTGCACCGCTCCCCGCTGGGCGGCCGCCACTTCGAGGCGTACAGCGAGGACCCGTACCTCACCGGCGAGATCGGCACCGGCTATGTGCGCGGGGTGCAGGACGGCGGAGTCGGCACCACCGTCAAGCACTTCGTCGCCAACGACGCCGAGACCGACCGCTTCACCGTCGACAACATCGTCGCCCCGCGGCCACTGCGCGAGCTCTACCTCGCCCCGTTCGAGCGGATCGTCAAGAACGCCCACCCGTGGGGCATCATGTCCGCGTACAACCAGGTCAACGGCTCCACGATGACCGAGCACCGCTACCTCCAGAACGAGGTGCTGCGCGGCGAATGGGGCTTCGACGGCTTCATCGTCTCCGACTGGCTGGCCGCCCGCTCCACCACCGGCGCGCTCGCCGGGGGACTCGACGCCGCGATGCCCGGTCCCCGGACCGTGTACGGCGAAGCGCTCGCCGCCGCCGTCCGGGCCGGTGAGGTCGAGGAGGCGGCCGTCGACACCGCCGTACGCAACATCCTGCTGCTCGCCGCCCGGACCGGTGCCCTCGAAGGCGCCCCGCCCGCCGTCGCCCCCGCCGACGTCCCCGCCGGGATCGACGGCGCGGCGCTGGCCCGCGAGGTGGCCCGGCGCTCCTTCGTCCTCGTCCGCAACGAGCGCGACACCCTGCCGCTCTCCCCGGCCCCGGACCGCACCGTCGCCCTCATCGGCGCCCTGGCCCGGGACGCCCGGGTGCTGGGCGGCGGCTCGGCGCAGGTCTTCCCCGACCACATCGTCCCGCCGCTCGACGGCCTCACCGCCGCGCTCCCCGAAGGCACCCTCCGTTACGTCGTCGGCGCCGACCCCAGCGACGAACTCGCCACCGCCGAAGGGGGATTCGACCTCTCGGCCGAGTGCCGCGACGCGTCCGGCGCGACGCTGGGCACCGCCGCTCTGCACAACGGACAGATCCAGTGGATCGGCGCCGACCTTCCCGAGGGCGTCACCCACGACACGCTGCACAGCATCGAGATCACCGGGACGTTCACCCCGCGCGAGAGCGGCGAGCACACCTTCGGCACCCGCGGCACGGGCGCCTTCACCCTCACGGTCGCGGGCCGCACCCTGTACCACGGCACCCACCACCCGGCCCCGGGCGCCGACCCGATCGAGTCGTTCTTCGGCGCACCGGTCGAGCGCGGACGGGTCCCCCTCACCGCGGGCGAACCCGTCGAGGTCTCGCTGCACCACGTCGTCGAGCCGGTCACGGCCGCCCCGATCCAGGCGGTGTCCTTCTCACTCGCCCACCTCGGCCCGCAGCGCGACGCGGACGACATGATCGCCGAGGCCGTCGGGGCGGCCCGCGCGGCGGACACCGCGATCGTGGTCGTCGGCACCACCGAACGCGTCGAGTCCGAGGGCTTCGACCGCACGGACCTGCGGCTCCCCGGCCGCCAGGACGACCTGGTCCGGGCGGTCGCCGCCGCCAACCCGCGCACCGTCGTCGTCGTCAACTCCGGCTCCCCGGTGGAGCTTCCGTGGCGCGACGAGGTGGCCGCCGTCCTGCTCAGCTGGTTCCCCGGACAGGAGGCGGGCCACGCGCTGGCCGACGTCCTGCTCGGCGCCGCCGAACCGGGCGGCCGGCTCCCCACCACGTGGCCGGCGACCCTGGCCGACGTCCCGGTCTCCAGCACCACCCCCACCGACGGGAAACTCCACTACGACGAGGGCGTCTTCATCGGCTACCGCGCCTGGGAGCGGACCGGCACGACGCCCGCGTACCCCTTCGGCCACGGGCTCGGCTACACCACCTGGGCGTACGACAGCGCCGAGGCCACCGCCGAATCGGTCACGGTCCGCCTCCGCAACACCGGCCCGCGCCCCGGCGGCGAGACCGTCCAGATCTACCTGGCCCCGCGGACGCCGGGCGCCGGGGCCCCGCGTCCGGTCCGCTGGCTGGCCGGCTTCGCCCGGGTGGAGGCGGCACCCGGCGAGAGCGTCGAGGTCACCGTCCCGCTGGAGCGGCGCTCGTACGAGATCTGGGACGAGAGCGCGGACGGCTGGAAGGCGGTTCCCGGCACCTACGAGGTGCAGGCCGCCCACGCGCTGGGCGACGTCCGGGCGACCGCCACGGTGGAGATCAAGGAGTAG
- a CDS encoding TetR/AcrR family transcriptional regulator codes for MARARSEERRAEILGAALEVIAERGYRGASLSAVAERVGLTQQGLLHYFPTKEALLLAVLEDRDRWDTGGAPGDGSWRPELLGSLVEYNAMRPGIVQTFSALLGESVTEDHPAREFFTRRYTQVRARMAAMLRTEYGDRLPGGQSPEQAAVLLVAVLDGLQYQWLLDPESVDMPGAFQDFLRLLRQDPSPAPDTRVDQE; via the coding sequence ATGGCACGGGCCAGGAGCGAGGAGCGACGGGCCGAGATCCTGGGCGCCGCCCTCGAAGTGATCGCCGAGCGCGGCTACCGGGGCGCCTCGCTGAGCGCGGTGGCCGAACGGGTGGGTCTGACCCAGCAGGGGCTTCTGCACTACTTCCCGACGAAGGAGGCGCTGCTCCTCGCGGTGCTGGAGGACCGGGACCGCTGGGACACCGGCGGCGCACCGGGCGACGGCTCCTGGCGGCCGGAGCTGCTCGGCTCGCTGGTGGAGTACAACGCGATGCGCCCCGGCATCGTCCAGACCTTCTCGGCGCTGCTCGGCGAGAGCGTCACGGAGGACCACCCGGCGCGGGAGTTCTTCACCCGGCGCTACACACAGGTGCGCGCCCGGATGGCGGCGATGCTCCGGACCGAGTACGGCGACCGGCTGCCGGGCGGACAGAGCCCGGAGCAGGCGGCGGTGCTACTGGTGGCGGTACTGGACGGCTTGCAGTACCAGTGGCTGCTGGACCCGGAGTCGGTGGACATGCCGGGTGCGTTCCAGGATTTCCTGCGCCTGCTGCGACAGGACCCTTCACCGGCCCCCGACACGCGGGTTGACCAGGAATGA
- a CDS encoding flavin monoamine oxidase family protein codes for MPNSSTDYSTSGSSSANSSPQQPSRRQVVAGAAAGTAALAATAAGAPPAGAAPAGAVTAAVSGSDWSTCLTVARAILVRDENDKPLVPRYREVLLGAGLPRSGGTPKKVLIIGAGPAGLTAAHLLRSAGHTVTVIEANGNRVGGRIKTFRSGGHEKSEAPFADPKQYAEAGAMRIPDSHPLVTGLIDSFDLKRRRFHLVDVDGGGRVANRTWIHVNGVRVRRADYAKKPRAVNRSFGVPAKFENTPASQIVRDAFAPVRKKIDGKEGADLVKGWAEVIHEYGHWSMYRFLTEAAKLDVRTVDLIGTVENMTSRLHLAFVHSFIGASLISPGTAFFELPAGTATLVDAMYGRVKDLVRLDRRVTRISHGADGVSVETVSEGRGGTVERETFTGDRAIVTVPFSGLRHIPVQPAMSYGKRRAVTEIHYDAATKVLLEFNLRWWEFEEKDWKEQLDRVRPGLYDAYRLGRAPADGSLLGAHPAVPPGHVPDGQRVHYAACRATARNQPEAAHVFGGGSVTDNANRFMFQPSYPVGGSPGGVVLASYSWADDALKWDSLEDDERYPRALAGMQEVYGQRIEVFYTGVGRTQSWMRDPYAYGEASVLLPGQHTELFPDVRTPEGPLHFAGCHTSIKPAWIEGALESAVRTALEVHSA; via the coding sequence ATGCCTAACTCCTCTACGGATTACTCCACTTCCGGCTCTTCTTCCGCCAACTCCTCGCCGCAGCAGCCCTCTCGGCGTCAGGTGGTCGCCGGAGCGGCCGCCGGTACCGCCGCGCTGGCCGCGACCGCCGCGGGCGCCCCGCCCGCCGGTGCGGCCCCGGCCGGTGCCGTCACCGCCGCGGTGTCCGGGTCCGACTGGAGCACCTGCCTCACCGTGGCCCGCGCCATCCTGGTGCGGGACGAGAACGACAAGCCGCTGGTGCCCCGCTACCGGGAGGTGCTGCTGGGTGCGGGCCTGCCCCGGTCCGGCGGCACCCCCAAGAAGGTGCTGATCATCGGTGCCGGTCCGGCCGGGCTGACCGCGGCCCATCTGCTGCGCTCCGCCGGGCACACCGTCACCGTCATCGAGGCCAACGGCAACCGGGTCGGCGGCCGGATCAAGACCTTCCGGTCCGGCGGCCACGAGAAGTCCGAGGCGCCCTTCGCGGACCCGAAGCAGTACGCCGAGGCCGGCGCGATGCGCATCCCGGACAGCCACCCGCTGGTCACCGGGCTGATCGACAGTTTCGACCTGAAGCGCCGCCGCTTCCACCTCGTCGATGTGGACGGCGGCGGCCGGGTGGCCAACCGCACCTGGATCCATGTCAACGGCGTCCGGGTCCGGCGCGCCGACTACGCGAAGAAGCCCCGGGCGGTCAACCGCTCCTTCGGCGTGCCCGCGAAGTTCGAGAACACGCCCGCGTCCCAGATCGTGCGGGACGCCTTCGCCCCCGTACGGAAGAAGATCGACGGCAAGGAGGGGGCGGACCTCGTCAAGGGCTGGGCGGAGGTGATCCACGAGTACGGGCACTGGTCGATGTACCGCTTCCTGACCGAGGCCGCCAAGCTCGACGTGCGTACCGTCGACCTCATCGGCACGGTCGAGAACATGACCTCGCGGCTCCATCTCGCCTTCGTGCACAGCTTCATCGGGGCCTCGCTGATCAGCCCGGGCACCGCGTTCTTCGAACTCCCCGCCGGTACGGCCACGTTGGTCGACGCCATGTACGGACGGGTCAAGGACCTGGTGCGGCTGGACCGCCGGGTCACCCGGATCAGCCACGGGGCTGACGGGGTCAGTGTCGAGACGGTCTCCGAGGGGCGCGGCGGGACGGTCGAGCGGGAGACGTTCACCGGTGACCGGGCGATCGTCACCGTGCCGTTCTCCGGGCTGCGCCACATCCCGGTCCAGCCCGCGATGTCGTACGGAAAGCGCCGCGCGGTCACCGAGATCCACTACGACGCGGCGACCAAGGTCCTCCTCGAATTCAACCTGCGCTGGTGGGAGTTCGAGGAGAAGGACTGGAAGGAACAGCTCGACCGGGTCCGCCCGGGACTGTACGACGCCTACCGGCTCGGCCGGGCGCCCGCCGACGGTTCGCTGCTCGGTGCCCACCCCGCCGTACCGCCGGGCCATGTCCCGGACGGCCAGCGGGTGCACTACGCCGCCTGCCGGGCCACCGCCCGCAACCAGCCCGAGGCGGCCCATGTCTTCGGCGGCGGCTCGGTGACGGACAACGCCAACCGCTTCATGTTCCAGCCCTCCTACCCGGTGGGCGGCAGCCCCGGCGGCGTCGTCCTCGCCTCCTACAGCTGGGCCGACGACGCCCTGAAGTGGGACTCGCTGGAGGACGACGAGCGCTACCCGCGCGCCCTGGCCGGGATGCAGGAGGTCTACGGGCAGCGCATCGAGGTCTTCTACACGGGCGTCGGCCGCACCCAGTCATGGATGCGTGACCCGTACGCGTACGGCGAGGCGTCCGTCCTGCTGCCCGGCCAGCACACCGAGCTGTTCCCCGACGTCCGCACGCCCGAGGGTCCGTTGCACTTCGCGGGCTGCCACACGTCGATCAAGCCCGCCTGGATCGAGGGGGCGCTGGAGTCGGCGGTCCGCACGGCGCTGGAGGTCCACAGCGCCTGA
- a CDS encoding EI24 domain-containing protein: MSDLGAGFGYLMKGQRWAVRHGRWFGFGLLPGLVTLIVYAGALIGLGYGADDFAAWATPFADDWSSPWLGLLRNTLVVLVFVFGLFLAVITFTAVTLLVGQPFYESLSEEVDRSEGGEVPESGLPLWRELWISARDSLRILLRVALYGIILFALGFIPVLGQTVVPAIGFCVSGYFLSEELTAVALQRRGMVLKDRLTLLRGRRMLVLGFGVPLTLAFLVPFVAVFLMPGAVAGATLMARDLVAPEGVGGAAGSDGAAGSRAANAAPATAPAPHPYPVDGA; this comes from the coding sequence ATGAGTGATCTCGGGGCGGGTTTCGGCTACTTGATGAAGGGGCAGCGCTGGGCTGTCCGGCACGGACGATGGTTCGGGTTCGGGCTGCTGCCCGGACTCGTCACCCTGATCGTGTACGCGGGCGCGCTGATCGGACTCGGTTACGGAGCCGACGACTTCGCCGCCTGGGCCACCCCGTTCGCCGACGACTGGTCCTCACCCTGGCTGGGCCTGCTGCGCAACACCCTCGTCGTCCTCGTCTTCGTCTTCGGCCTGTTCCTGGCGGTCATCACCTTCACCGCCGTGACCCTGCTGGTCGGCCAGCCGTTCTACGAGTCGCTCTCCGAGGAGGTCGACCGCAGCGAGGGCGGCGAGGTCCCCGAGTCGGGTCTGCCGCTCTGGCGCGAACTGTGGATCTCCGCCCGCGACTCCCTCCGCATCCTGCTGCGCGTCGCCCTGTACGGAATCATCCTCTTCGCCCTCGGGTTCATCCCGGTCCTCGGACAGACCGTCGTCCCCGCCATCGGCTTCTGCGTCTCCGGCTACTTCCTGTCCGAGGAACTCACCGCTGTGGCACTCCAGCGCCGCGGCATGGTGCTGAAGGACCGGCTGACCCTGCTGCGCGGACGCCGGATGCTGGTGCTCGGCTTCGGCGTTCCGCTGACGCTCGCGTTCCTGGTCCCGTTCGTCGCCGTGTTCCTGATGCCGGGTGCCGTCGCCGGAGCCACCCTGATGGCCCGTGACCTGGTCGCGCCCGAAGGGGTCGGCGGGGCTGCCGGGAGCGACGGGGCCGCCGGGAGCCGTGCGGCGAACGCTGCCCCGGCGACGGCCCCGGCGCCCCACCCGTACCCGGTCGACGGCGCCTGA